From Polaribacter haliotis:
TAGCGCTTATTGTTGTGTTAAAAATAATAGATTCAGAACGTTTAAAAGCATATGTTTTTGCTTTATTTAATAAGGGTTTTATAGAATCTGAAGTAGAAGAAGACACTTCTTTTTTTAATGCTTTTTACAGCACGCTATTTTTGTTTTCTACAACTACCTTGGCTTTAGTTATTTATACTTTTTTAATTGACCAAAATCTTTTATTAGAAACAAGTTTTTCTTCCTTTTTATACATTTTTGTAACTGTTGTTAGCTATTTTTTGGTAAAATGGATATTAGAAATGCTACTTTCTCGACTTTTTTTAATAAAAAACACAGTCCGATTTTATTTTGTTTCCAAATTCAGTTACTTCTATTCCATTAGCTTTTTACTATTTGTTTTATTTGTAATAACAACTTATAGCCCACTAAATTCTTCTTTTTTATTTTATGCTTCTGCAGTTTTATTTTTTATGAGACTTATTTTTCATATAACAAATAACAAAAACCTGATTTTTAGTCAGTTGTTTTATTTTATTTTGTACATTTGCGCCTTCGAAATAGCACCGCTATTTATACTGTTTAAATTGATGCTTTAAAATTAAAACCAAAGCTATGAAAGTGAAAACGATTTTAGTATCGCAACCCGCGCCAAAGACAGAAACTTCTCCATATTTTGATTTGTCCGATAAACAGAAAGTAAAGATAGATTTTAGATCTTTTATTCATGTAGAAGGCATACCTGTAAAGGAAGTAAGAACTCAAAAAATAGATTTTAAAAATTTTACTGCAATTATATTAACAAGTAGAAATGCTGTAGATTACTTTTTTAAGATTGCAGAAGAAATGCGTTTTAAAGTGCCAGATGACATGAAATATTTCTGTCAGTCTGAAGCTGTTGCCTATTATTTACAAAAGTATGTTGTTTACAGAAAACGTAAAATTTATGTAGGTAATAGAACATTTCCAGATTTAATGAAGTTGATTAAAAAACATAAAACAGAAAGTTTCTTGTTACCATCTTCAGATAAATTAAAACCATTAGTTCCAGAAGAATTAGATAAATTAGGTGTAAAATGGACACGTTTAGATTTGTACAGAACTGTAATAAGCGATTTGTCTGATTTAGAAGATGTTTTTTACGATATTTTAGTATTTTTTAGTCCCTCTGGAATTGAATCTTTATTTCAAAATTTCCCGAATTTTAAACAAAACAATACTAGAATTGCCGCTTTTGGTAATTCTACTGTAAAAGCAGTTACAGAAGCTGGTTTGAAGTGCGATATTGAAGCGCCATCTCCAGAAACACCTTCTATGACAATGGCTTTAGATAAATATATAAAATCTGTAAATAAGAAGTAAAACTTATTTTAAAGTAGATAAAAATATAAAACCGAGCAGCAATGCTTGGTTTTTTTTGGGGCGTTACCCAAGGGTCGCGCTTTCCATTGTATCTTTTTTTCGTACCTCAAAAAAGGATGCCATTTCAATCGCTAACGCAAACTTTTTGTAAACTTTTAGATTTTATTTAAAACATTATAAATACCTATAACTAATTTGTGAATTCGCGACAATATTAAGCAAACAGAGTCGCAAAAGCTTCCTCAATTTTACCAACTAAAATTAGCTTTATTCCATGGTTTTTAGAAGATATCTTGTTGTATTTTGATGCAACAAAGGTTTTGTAACCCAATTTCTCTGCTTCTAAAATACGTTGGTCTATTTTAGAAACCGGTCTAATTTCTCCAGCCAAACCAACTTCTGCTGCAAAACACACATTTGGGTTAATAGCAATATCTTGGTTAGATGATAATATTGCAGCAACAACAGCCAAATCAATTGCAGGATCGTCTACATTTATACCTCCTGTAATATTTAAAAATACATCTTTTGCGCCTAATTTAAAACCAGCTCTCTTTTCTAAAACAGCCAAAATCATATGTAAACGTTTTAGATTGTAACCAGTTGTAGAACGTTGTGGCGTTCCATAAACAGCAGTAGAAACCAATGCCTGAATCTCAATCATTAAAGGTCTAATTCCTTCTAATGTACTTGCAATGGCAGTTCCACTTAAATCTGCGTCTTTTTTAGAAATTAAAATTTCAGACGGATTAGATATTTCTCTTAAACCAGTGGAAAGCATCTCGTAAATTCCTAATTCGGATGTGGAACCAAATCTGTTTTTTTGACTTCTTAAAATTCTATAAGTATGGTTTCTATCGCCTTCAAATTGTAAAACAACATCTACCATGTGTTCTAAAATTTTAGGTCCAGCAATGTTCCCTTCTTTGTTTATATGACCAATTAATAAAACTGGAGTTGCAGTTTCTTTGGCAAATTTTATCAACTCTGCAGAAGTTTCTCTTATTTGAGAAATACTTCCTGGAGAAGCTTCAATATTATTGGTGTGTAAAGTTTGTATAGAATCGATTACTAAAACTTCGGGTTCTGTTTCCTCAATATTTTTGAAGATTTGCTGTGTATTTGTTTCTGTAAGAATTAAACAATTAGAATTTTTTGCATCTAATCTTTCGGCTCTCATTTTTATTTGAGATTGACTTTCCTCTCCAGAAACATACAATACTTTCTGACTTATATTTAATGCAACTTGCAATAATAAAGTCGATTTTCCAATACCTGGTTCTCCACCCAAAAGTGTTACAGAACCTTTCACCAAACCACCTCCCAAAACTGTGTCTAATTCGTTGTTGTTGGTAACAACTCTTTCTTCTGGGTTTAGCTGAATATCAGCAATTTTTAAAGGTTTATTTACGGTTTGTTTTGCTGTTGTAGATTGTTTCCAAACACGCTTTTCTTCTTTTTGAATAATTTCTTCAACAATGGTATTCCATTCTTTACAAGCGCCACATTGTCCAACCCATTTTGCATGTTGCGTTCCACAATTTTGACAGAAAAAAGTTGTTTTGGTTTTGGCCATTGTTAAAGAGTTTCAAAGTTTTAGAGTAACAAAGTTACAAAGTTTTTTGAGCTTATAACTTTTAAAAAATGGATAAAAAATAAGATTTCTAAAAGCTGGCAAATAGTTGCGTTAGCGATTGAATGGCATGTTTGAGCTCTTTTTTGTTTTTACAAAAAAAGCGAGTAATGAAAGCGCGACCTTTAGGGAACGCCCAAAAATTATTTTTCTTTGTTATAAATAGGAAGAATTAAAAACGCTAAACCTCCAAAAATAACAATCATGGCTGTTTGGGCAGTCCACATAATCCAACCAAATGCAGTTGCAGGTTCTGTTGCGATTCCGAATAAAGCCAAAGCCCCAGCAACAGCAACAGGATATAAGCCAATTCCGCCATTTGTTGCAGCAATAGAAAAGCCACCAGCAATAAAACCGATTAAAATGCCACCAATTGGAACTTCTAAACCTTCAATTGCAGGAATAGTTGCCCAAAACATTGCAACATACATTGCCCAAATAAAAACGGTATGAAAAATAAAAGCCCATTTATTTTTCATTTTAAAGATGCTTGTAACGCCTTCAATTAAACCATATACAAAGGTTTTAATTTTAAGTAAAAAACCTGAAGTTGCTTTTTTTACATAAAATCTAAAAATGAAAAAACCGATTACTAAAATTGTTAAACCAATAATTATTTTAGATGGATCGAAGTTTTTTGTTAAAAGCTCATAAATAAAATCGAATTGTACAAAAAGTGTAATTGCAACTATGGAAAGCATCATTATTAAATCTGCTATTCTTTCTGCTACAATGGTTCCAAAACCTTTTTCAAACGGTATTTTCTCGTAGTTTGCCATTACAGTTGCTCTAGAAATTTCTCCTGCTCTTGGCAAAGCTAAATTTACTAAATAACCGACTAAAACTGCTAAAACACTATTGGTAAATCTTGGTTTAAAACCTAAAGGCTCTAACATAAATTTCCATCTGTATGCTCGTGATAAATGACTTAAAATTCCGAAAAATAAGCCAAGGAAAATCCAACTATAGTTGGCTTCTTTAAAATATTTCCCTAAAGTTTCTAAAGAAATTGCTGACAAAGAATACCAAACTAAAAAACCTCCCAAAGCGAGAGGTAATATAATTTTTAAGATTTTTTTAATGTCCAAAATTAGGTAAGTGTATTGTCTTTTTCGTTAGGAAAAACCAATTGAGGTTTAAAAACTTTTGCTTCTTCTAATTCCATAAAAGCATAAACGATTAAGATTAAAACATCGCCAACAGCAACTAAACGAGAAGCTGCACCATTTAAAGTGATTTCTCCACTGCCTCTTGGGCCAGGAATTGCATAAGTCTCTAAACGATTTCCGTTATTGTTATTCACAATTTGAACGCGTTCACCTTCAATAATCCCTGCAGCATCCATTAAATCTTCATCTATGGTTATGCTTCCTATATAATTTAAATCTGCACCTGTAACTTTTACACGATGGATTTTCGATTTTACAACTTGTACTAACATTTGGCAAAAATAGGTATTTTTTAATTATTAATTTTTTAGACGAATGTTATCAATCAATCTTATTTTTCCTGCAAATACTGCAATAAAAGCTCTGTATTTTTTATTAGATTCTTTAGTTTCTGCTGATTCTAATGTTTTTTCTTCAGCAATTGTAAAGTATTCTAATTCTAATAAAGGTTGTTTTTTAAATTGATTTTCTACCCATTCGTTAATTTCAGAAATTTCTTTCTTATAAAATTTCTTTTTAACTTTTTTTAAGGTTTTAAAAATAAAAGGTGCAATTTCTCTATGTTCTTCTGTTAAACGAGTGTTTCTAGAACTCATCGCTAAACCATCTTTTTCTCTGAAAATTGGGCAACCTTTAATTTTTAAAGGAAGATTGTTTTTCTTCACCATTTTTTTGATGATTTGCAATTGTTGAAAATCTTTTTGCCCAAAATAAGCTTTGTCAGGCTCAACAATTTCGAATAATGCTTTTACGATGGTTCCAACACCATCGAAATGACCATCTCTAAATTTTCCCTCCATTTGATGTTCTAAACCATCAAAATTGAACTTTTTAGATACAATGTTTTTAGCATAAATTTCTTCAACAGAAGGAGAAAATAACACGTCGCAAGAAACAGATTCTAATAACTTTATGTCATTTTCGATTGTTTTCGGGTACTTTTTAAGGTCTTCTTCATTGTCAAATTGTGTAGGATTTACAAAAATACTTACTACAACAACATCGTTTTTTTCTTTTGCTTTTTTAATTAAAGACAAATGCCCTTCGTGTAAAGCGCCCATTGTTGGTACAAAGCCAATGGTTTTATTATTGCTTTTATACTTTAAAAGACAGCCTTTTAAGTCTTTTTTGTTATAGAATTTTTTCATTTAATAAATCTTGATAATCTCTGCAAACTTAGCATTTTAACACGATATTTGCATATTAATTTGTACTTTTGCGAATCTTATAAAAAGAGTTTGATTTAATGAAGGACAAGAGAATATTATTTGTTTCATCGGAAGTAGTACCCTACTTACCAGAAACAGAATTATCGTCAACTGCTTTTAATGCTGCGAAAAATGCACATTCTAAAGGAGTGCAAACTAGAATTTTTATGCCAAGGTTTGGTGTTATTAATGAACGTAGACACCAATTACACGAAGTAATTCGTCTTTCTGGAATGAATTTGGTTGTTAACGATATGGACATGCCATTAATTATTAAGGTTGCTTCTATCCCAAAAGAAAGAATGCAGGTTTATTTTATCGATAACGAAGAATATTTCAAGAGAAAAGCCGTTTTTACAGATGAAGATGATCAACTTTTTCCAGACAACGATGAAAGAGCAATCTTTTTCGCGAAAGGAGTTATCGAAACTGTTAAAAAATTAAATTGGGCACCAGATATTATTCATGTTCATGGATGGTTAGCCTCTTTGTTACCTTTGTATTTAAGGGAATATTATAATGAAGAACCATTATTTACAGAAAGTAAAATAGTAACATCTATTTATAACGATACTTTCGAGAATACGTTAAATGAAGGTTTGTCGGATAAAGTAAAGTTCGATTTAGGGGATGCTTCGAAAACGGAAACTATTAAAATACCTAACCATACCAATATATTAAAAAGTGCCATTGAAAATTCCGACGCAATTATTCATGGTAGCGAAACGATTTCCGAAGATTTATCTTCTTTTATTGAAGGAAAAGATATTCCTGTATTAGAATTTCAATCGGAGAATTTTAAAGAAAGTTATTTGAATTTTTATGCTGATTTAATAACAGCAAACTAAATTGTAATATGGTTAAAAATAGTATTAGAAAAACAACACAAGTAGGTGTTTTGTTTTTATTATTTGCAGGAATAATATCTTGTGAAAAAGATTTTACAGATATAGGAACAGGTGTTGTAAGCAATACCAAATTTACAACTCACGATACAATTTTAGAGGTTTTAGTCTCTAATGCTCCTATAGAAAATGTTAGAGCAGATGGTTTAGATTTAGGTAGTCAAACCTTTTTTGGACGACAAGGACAGTATTTATTAGGAGTACACTCTAGTAGCGAATATGAAAAAATAGAAGCATCTATTATTTCTCAAATAAGCATTAATACAGAATTAAATTTAAATTCTTATGCAAATCCAGATGAACTAGATTTCGAAACAAGTGTAGATACAGCTTTTCTAAGATTGCCATACCAAGCAACTTTAGTATCTAATGAAGGTTTACCAAATTATACTTTAGATTCTATAATTGGGAACAAATCTGTTCCTTTTACATTAAATGTGTATGAGTTGGACACATACTTAAATACATTAAATCCTTCGGATCCTTCAAAAAGAAATAGTTTTTTGTCCGATGAAAGTTATCAATTAAAACCTGATCTTTTAAATGAAGTTGAAAACATGGATTTTGTTCCAACAACTAAAGACACATTATTAATTCTAAAAAGAAGTAATAGTAAAGGCGAGTTTTTTGAAACAGATACCATTCGATATACAAGTAGTGCAAACTCTACCATTCCTTTACCAATGGCAATTATTCCATTAAAAAAGAGTTTTGTAAAAGAAGTTTTTTTAGATAATTATGGGTCTTCTAATTTCGATTCTCAAAATGCATTTAACAATTACTTTAGAGGAATAAAAATCGAAGCTAAAGAAAAAGCAAATGATGGTGGCTCCCTTATTTCCTTTAATTTATCAAATTCAAGTTTATTATCTGCAATTGATGTTTATTATACAAATACTTATTTTAAAAAGAATAGTACAGAAATAGATACTGTTATAAAAGTAAATCATTCCTTTCAATTAGGAGGTATTATTAATAGTAAGTATAATATGTCTAATAGAGTTTATCCAGTAAATAATCAGGTTAAAATACAAGGTGCTGCAGGTTCAGAGGCTAAAGTGGAAATTTTACAAGGATCTCAATTGGCAGATTTAAAAGCTAAAAACTGGCTAATTAACGATGCTTCTTTAACATTTTACATTAATCAGAATGTAGATACAACAGCAGCTCCAAGTAGATTATATATATATAAAAGAGGAGAAGATGCTACTTCAAACCCAATTGTAAGTCAAATAAAAGATGTTCTTTCTGAAGGTAATATATCTTTTGGAGGTAGTGTTTTAAGAGAAAATAAAAAAATAGATCGCTATCGTTTTAGAATTACAGATTATATTTCTGACTTATTAAGTGGAGAAACTAGTTATTCGCCTCCTTTAAGATTAAAAGTTTTTAATCTTTCAGATTTACCAACTTCTTTAAAAGATAGCCAGATTTCTCTAAACGATACTATTTTTAAACAATATAATTGGAATCCTAAAGCAGTAACTCTTTTTAATGGAGATATATCTGCAAATGGAGTAAGAAGAGCACAACTAAAAATTTCATATACCAAGAAAAAATAGTAACTTTCCAACCTACTAACTTACTTAAATAAAAAAATATATGTGTGGAATCACAGGCTATATAGGCTTTAGAGATGCCTATCCAATCGTTATTAACGGTTTAAAAAGGTTAGAATACAGAGGATATGACAGTGCTGGAATAATGATGTACGATGGAGATAAAATTCATCTGTCAAAAACAAAAGGAAAAGTATCCGATTTAGAGTTAATTACCGAAAAAGAACAAGAAAGAAAAAATGGAAACATTGGAATGGGGCATACACGTTGGGCGACACATGGTGTACCAAATGATGTAAATTCTCATCCTCATTACTCTCAAAGTGGAGATTTAGTAATTGTTCATAATGGAATTATTGAAAATTACGATACTTTAAGAAAAGAATTAATTACTAGAGGATATACTTTTAAAAGTGATACAGATACAGAAGTTCTTGTAAATTTTATTGAAGAAGTTAAAAAACAAGAAGGCTGTAAATTAGGGCAAGCAGTTCAATTAGCTCTAAAAAATGTAATTGGAGCTTATGCAATTGCAGTTTTCGATAAAACCAAACCAAACGAAATTATTGTTGCACGTTTAGGAAGTCCAATTGCTATTGGAGTTGGTAAAGACAATTCAGAATTTTTTGTTGCTTCAGACGCTTCACCATTCATAGAATATACTAAAGATGCTATTTATCTGGAAGATGAAGAAATGGCAATTATTAAATTAGGCAAAGGAATTAAAGTTCGTAAGATAAATGACGATTCTTTAGTAGATGCAAATATCCAAGAATTACAATTAAGCCTAGAGCAGATAGAAAAAGGTGGTTACGACCATTTTATGTTAAAAGAAATATATGAGCAACCAAAAGCTATTTTAGATACCTATCGTGGAAGAATGTTGGCAGACGAAGGCATTATTAGAATGGCTGGTATAGATGACAACATGAACAAATTCTTAAATGCAGAAAGAATAATCATAGTTGCTTGTGGTACATCTTGGCATGGAGGTTTAGTAGGAGAATACTTAATTGAAGAATTTGCAAGGATTCCTGTTGAGGTAGAATATGCATCTGAATTTAGATACAGAAACCCAATTGTAACTTCTAAAGATATTGTAATTGCTATTTCGCAATCTGGTGAAACTGCAGATACTTTAGCGGCAATTAAGTTAGCGAAGTCTAAAGGAGCATTTGTATTTGGTATTTGTAATGTTGTTGGTTCTTCTATTGCAAGAGAAACTCATGCAGGTGCATACACACATGCAGGACCAGAAATAGGTGTTGCATCCACAAAAGCTTTTACAACTCAAATTACTGTTTTAACATTAATCGCCTTAAAATTGGCATCTAAAAAAGGAGAACTTTCTAAGCCAGAACTTAGGTCTCTTTTACAAAAGATGCAATTAATCCCTGGAAAAATAGAAGCACTTTTAAAAATAGACGATAAGGTTAAAGAAATTGCAGCAGTTTATAAAGATGCTCCAAATTGTTTATACTTAGGTAGAGGTTTTAACTTTCCTGTGGCTTTAGAAGGTGCTTTAAAGTTGAAAGAAATTTCTTACATCCATGCAGAAGGATACCCTGCAGCAGAAATGAAACATGGTCCTATTGCTTTAATTGACGAGAATATGCCAATTGTTGTAATTGCAACAAATAAAGGACATTACGAAAAAGTAGTAAGTAACATTCAAGAAATTAAATCGAGATCAGGAAAAATTATTGCAATCGTTACAGAAGGAGATACACAAGTAAAAGAAATTGCAGATCATGTAATTGAAATTCCAGAAACAGAAGAAGCTTTAACCCCTCTTTTAACTACGATTCCTTTACAATTACTTTCTTACCACATTGCAGTAATGTTAGGTAAAAATGTAGATCAACCAAGAAATTTAGCAAAATCTGTTACTGTAGAATAGTTATTTTGTTTGAGTTATAAATTAAAAATCCAGCTAATTTAGCTGGATTTTTTTATGAGATTTTATCATGAACTTTGGTATGATTTCCATTATTCCAAAGTGTTAGAATATCTGTAGCTACAGAAGCACCACTTCCAGCTGCAATTGCAAACTGACTTCGCCAACCAGCGATAGTTCCACAACAGTACAAACCTTCTTTAATTAGATGATTATTATTTCTAAGCTGAATTCTATCTTTCTCAGGATTCGATTTTTGATGTGGCATTACAAAAGAATCTAAACCTTCTATGGTAAATGGTTTTGAGTAATTTAAAGCAACAACAACAATTTTAGAAAAATAATTGTCTTTATTAGTCGTAATTTTAAAACCATCATTAAACTCTTTAATAGAAATTACTTTCTCGTTTTCTATTTGAGCAATATGAGGATATAAAGATGATATTTGTGCTTTTCCTTCAATTAAAATATCACTTCCTAATTTATTAGGAAGTATGCCTATTACATTATTAAACAACGCATTTTGCAAATGAGATGCTTTTTGGTGTATAATAATACCAATGTTTTTATCGGTAGCAAAAGCTTTGTTTTTTGCAGAACCTAAAACTAGCGCACATTGCATTCCAGAAACACCACCACCAATAATTAACGAATCAAAATTCATATTAAATAAATAGGGCTTTAATATTTTGTGCAAATAATTTTACTGAAATTGCTAATAAAATTACACCAAAAACTTTTCTTATAATTTGTATTCCTGTTGGACCAATTAAACGTTCTATTTTAGAAGATGTTTTTAAAACTGCATAAATAACAATAACATTTAAAAGTACTGCTACAATTATATTTTCTATTGCAAACTCTGCTCTTAAAGAAAGTAAAGTTGTTAAACTACCTGGACCTGCAATTAAAGGGAAAGCCAATGGAAAAACAGTAGCTGTAATGGTTCCAGAACTTGCATCATCTTTATAAAGCGTAATTCCTAAAATCATTTCTAAGGCAATAAAAAACAAAATAAAAGAACCTGCAACTGCAAAAGAATTTACGTCAATACCAATTAAACTCAATAAACTTTGTCCTAAAAATAAAAAGAAAACCATAATTACACCTGCAATTAAAGAAGCTTTTTCAGACTGAATATGACCTACTTTTTTACGTAAATCTATAATAATAGGTATGTTTCCTACAATATCTATAACTGCAAACAATACCATAAATGCAGTTAATATTTCTTTCGGATTAAATTTCATCTCTTTATTAGATTTTTTACAAAATTAGTTAACTAACTTTACTAAAGTGTAAATTTATAGAAAAAAAAACACCTATTTTTGCGGAATGTTTCAGTTAGGAAAAACAATTATATCAGAAGATATTATCGAAAAAGATTTTGTGTGCAATTTATCTGCATGTGGAGGCGCTTGCTGTGTAGATGGCGAAGCTGGTGCTCCATTAGATAAAGAGGAAACCAAAATCTTAGAGGAAATATATCCGAAAGTAAAACCTTTTTTAAGGAAAGAAGGAATTGCAGTTATCGAAAAAGAAGGAACTTGGGTAACCAGTGAATGGGGTGAATTAGAAACCCCATTAATTAACGGAAAAGATTGCGCGTACGTTATTTTTGATGAGAAAAAAACGGCACTTTGTGGCATTGAAGAGGCTTACAATTCTGGAGAAATAGATTGGAAAAAACCAGTTTCTTGTCATTTATACCCAATTAGAGTAAAAGATTATAGTGAGTTTGCTGCAGTAAATTACCACAAGTGGGAAATTTGTGACGATGCTTGTTCTTTAGGAAAAGAATTACAAGTACCTGTTTATAAATTTGTAAAACAAGCTTTGGTAAGAAAATTTGGGCAAAATTGGTATGACGAATTAGAAAAAGTGGCCGCTAAACATTTAGAGTAAAGGAATTTTTACCACTACTTTAGTGCCTAAAGGATTTTCGTTTTCATCTTTTAAATCGGTATAATTTATCGAATAATTTTTTTGAGAACCTTTTACGAAATTGGTTAATCTATCTTTTGTAAGTGCGATTCCTATCGATTTTCTATTAATTGATTTTTCTGATTTTATTCTTGCAGACGATTCTCTTCCAATTCCATTATCTTCTATGGTAAATTGAATAAAATTCATCTCTTTTTTATCTATGGAAAGCACTATTTTTTTATCCTTTTTTTTGGAAGATAATCCATGCCATAAAGCGTTTTCTAAAAATGGCTGTAATAATAATGGAGGTACTTTTATGGTTTCTAAACTTACTTTTTCATCCACTTTTATTTGAAAATCTATTTCATTCGAAAAACGAATATTTTCAATCGTCATATACAAATCCATCGTTTCTAATTCTTCTTGTAAAGAAATTTCTTTAGTATTAGAAGCCTCTAAAATTTTACGAATTAATTTCGAAAACTTGTTTAAATATCTTGCTGCAAGTTTAGATTCGTTATTTATAATATAAAGTTTGATAGAATTTAATGCATTAAAAATAAAATGCGGATTCATTTGACTTAACAAACTTGTTAATTTGAGCTCGTTAATCTGTTTTTCGTATAAAGCTTCTATTTCCGATAGTTTGTAATGCTCTACTTTTTCTGATAATTTTTCGTTTAACTGGTCTTTTAATTTTTCGTTTTTTTGAAGTTCCTCAATTAACAATGTGTTATAATCATCTCTTTCTTGGCGATAAATATGATATTTATAACCCAAACCAACCGAAATAACAAGAGCTTCTAAACAAATACCAATCATAAAAAAATCGATGGGTCTTATATAGCCAAAAGCATAAATATTCGATAAACTAAAATAAAGTGAAACCAAAGAAAAGCCTAAGAAAAATAAAAACCCAATTACAAAAAAACTGTTAATTCTATCTTTAAAATTATACATTACTTTTAAGAAAAAGCTAACTACAAATAAAGAAATGGGCATATATACAAAGAGGAAATACTTTACAAAATACACTCCTTTAAATAAGAATAGGTCTATTAAAAAAACAACTAAACTTATAATAAAAGAAGCAAATACATAGATGTAAATGTTTTTCGAAAGCTTTTTGTCTTTCTGTTCGATATTTAAAAAATAGATAGAAAACCAAGTATACAAAACCCAATAAAAAACTTGAATAATCCAATTAGATATTTTAAAAAAAGCATTGAATTTTATAACAATAGCATCTGAGAAATCGTTAGGCGTTTTTGGAATTAAATAAACCAAAACCAAAAATAAATACCCTGCATAAATAGCAAAACTCTTGTCTTTTGTAAAGAAATACGTGCTACAATGGTATATTATTAAGATGCATAATATGCCTTGTAAAAACGTTGGAAAAACTTTAAAAAAGAGCTCCATAATTATTGAGTTGGAATTTTAAGAATCACTTTTGTTCCCAAAGAATTTTCTTCTCTATCTAACAAATCGTTAAAATTGATACTAAATGGATTTTTAAAGTCTTTTATAAAGTTATTTAGACGCTCAATAGTTAATTCTATACCAATAGACTTTCGCTGAATTACTTTATTTGATTTTATTTTTGCGGATGCTTTTCTACCAATTCCATTGTCTTCTATATCTATTTGAATAAAATTATTAGAGAGTTTTTTAACGGATAAACTAATTTTTTTATCTCCTTTTTTAGAGGATAAACCATGCCAAAGTGCATTTTCTAAAAAAGGTTGTAAAACCAAAGGTGGTACTTTTATTTCAGACAAATTTAAACTTTCATCTACTTGAATATTGTAGCTGATTTCATTGGAAAAACGGATGTTTTCGATGTTCATATACAAATCCATCGTTTCTAATTCTTCTTGTAAAGTAACTTCTTTTAACGCAGAAGATTCTAATATTTTACGAATTAGTTTCGAGAATTTATTCAAATAATGAACCGCGTTTTTCTGCTCGTTATTTATAATATAATGTTTGATAGAATTTAGCGCATTAAAAATAAAATGCGGATTCATTTGTGTGCGTAAAACGTCTTGTTCTAAGGTTAAAATTTTCTTTTCATTTTCAAACAAACGTTGTCTGTACAAAAAGTACAGAATGGCTAAAAATAGCAGGAGTGTAACAAAGGCA
This genomic window contains:
- a CDS encoding DUF4271 domain-containing protein, with translation MLKIIDSERLKAYVFALFNKGFIESEVEEDTSFFNAFYSTLFLFSTTTLALVIYTFLIDQNLLLETSFSSFLYIFVTVVSYFLVKWILEMLLSRLFLIKNTVRFYFVSKFSYFYSISFLLFVLFVITTYSPLNSSFLFYASAVLFFMRLIFHITNNKNLIFSQLFYFILYICAFEIAPLFILFKLML
- a CDS encoding uroporphyrinogen-III synthase yields the protein MKVKTILVSQPAPKTETSPYFDLSDKQKVKIDFRSFIHVEGIPVKEVRTQKIDFKNFTAIILTSRNAVDYFFKIAEEMRFKVPDDMKYFCQSEAVAYYLQKYVVYRKRKIYVGNRTFPDLMKLIKKHKTESFLLPSSDKLKPLVPEELDKLGVKWTRLDLYRTVISDLSDLEDVFYDILVFFSPSGIESLFQNFPNFKQNNTRIAAFGNSTVKAVTEAGLKCDIEAPSPETPSMTMALDKYIKSVNKK
- the radA gene encoding DNA repair protein RadA; its protein translation is MAKTKTTFFCQNCGTQHAKWVGQCGACKEWNTIVEEIIQKEEKRVWKQSTTAKQTVNKPLKIADIQLNPEERVVTNNNELDTVLGGGLVKGSVTLLGGEPGIGKSTLLLQVALNISQKVLYVSGEESQSQIKMRAERLDAKNSNCLILTETNTQQIFKNIEETEPEVLVIDSIQTLHTNNIEASPGSISQIRETSAELIKFAKETATPVLLIGHINKEGNIAGPKILEHMVDVVLQFEGDRNHTYRILRSQKNRFGSTSELGIYEMLSTGLREISNPSEILISKKDADLSGTAIASTLEGIRPLMIEIQALVSTAVYGTPQRSTTGYNLKRLHMILAVLEKRAGFKLGAKDVFLNITGGINVDDPAIDLAVVAAILSSNQDIAINPNVCFAAEVGLAGEIRPVSKIDQRILEAEKLGYKTFVASKYNKISSKNHGIKLILVGKIEEAFATLFA
- a CDS encoding lysylphosphatidylglycerol synthase transmembrane domain-containing protein produces the protein MDIKKILKIILPLALGGFLVWYSLSAISLETLGKYFKEANYSWIFLGLFFGILSHLSRAYRWKFMLEPLGFKPRFTNSVLAVLVGYLVNLALPRAGEISRATVMANYEKIPFEKGFGTIVAERIADLIMMLSIVAITLFVQFDFIYELLTKNFDPSKIIIGLTILVIGFFIFRFYVKKATSGFLLKIKTFVYGLIEGVTSIFKMKNKWAFIFHTVFIWAMYVAMFWATIPAIEGLEVPIGGILIGFIAGGFSIAATNGGIGLYPVAVAGALALFGIATEPATAFGWIMWTAQTAMIVIFGGLAFLILPIYNKEK
- the panD gene encoding aspartate 1-decarboxylase — protein: MLVQVVKSKIHRVKVTGADLNYIGSITIDEDLMDAAGIIEGERVQIVNNNNGNRLETYAIPGPRGSGEITLNGAASRLVAVGDVLILIVYAFMELEEAKVFKPQLVFPNEKDNTLT
- the panC gene encoding pantoate--beta-alanine ligase, which gives rise to MKKFYNKKDLKGCLLKYKSNNKTIGFVPTMGALHEGHLSLIKKAKEKNDVVVVSIFVNPTQFDNEEDLKKYPKTIENDIKLLESVSCDVLFSPSVEEIYAKNIVSKKFNFDGLEHQMEGKFRDGHFDGVGTIVKALFEIVEPDKAYFGQKDFQQLQIIKKMVKKNNLPLKIKGCPIFREKDGLAMSSRNTRLTEEHREIAPFIFKTLKKVKKKFYKKEISEINEWVENQFKKQPLLELEYFTIAEEKTLESAETKESNKKYRAFIAVFAGKIRLIDNIRLKN
- a CDS encoding glycogen/starch synthase, translated to MKDKRILFVSSEVVPYLPETELSSTAFNAAKNAHSKGVQTRIFMPRFGVINERRHQLHEVIRLSGMNLVVNDMDMPLIIKVASIPKERMQVYFIDNEEYFKRKAVFTDEDDQLFPDNDERAIFFAKGVIETVKKLNWAPDIIHVHGWLASLLPLYLREYYNEEPLFTESKIVTSIYNDTFENTLNEGLSDKVKFDLGDASKTETIKIPNHTNILKSAIENSDAIIHGSETISEDLSSFIEGKDIPVLEFQSENFKESYLNFYADLITAN